The Synergistaceae bacterium DNA window GCGTTCGCCTCAAACGATTTTTTCTGCGCGTCCGTGTATACGGACTGTTTCGCCTTCGTCAGCGCGTCGGTCCGCAGTTTTTGGGCCTCGTTCTGAATTTCGGTCAGCCTTGGACGAAAATCCCTGTCAATTTTTTCCACAAGCCCCTCCTGAGTGTAGATCAGCAGGTCGTTCAGCACGAGATACATGCCAGTATAGCGTCGGTTGGCCTCCAGATTATCCCGATCCTCCCGGGCGAGCTCCGCCAGTTTTTCCACCACCCGGCGCACGTTGGAGAAGATCACCGCGTTTTGGAAAAGGTCGTCTCCGGTTACGGAGGTCAGCAGAATATCCACCTGACCGTCGTCCAGATCCAGCCCCAATTGACGCAGTTCCGACGCGATGCGGGCGTTGAGTTCCACAAGCGCCTTTTCCTTACTTTCGATCTCCTTTGTGAGTTCCTCTATACGTTTGTCGATGTCCTGCCGGGACTGGATCCAGGGCAATTTGGCGCTCCAGGATGCGCTTGAGGCGTCCGGGGCGGAGATGCGTTTGTTGCGCAGGGCGTCTCTCTCCCCCCGAAGAGCGGGAATGCGCTCGCGCAGGGCTATGGCCTCCTTCCGCAGGTCGTTGGCGTCGCCCTGCAGCAGCAGAGAAAGCGCCTGGTCGAGAAGCGCGTCGATCTTTTTCGCGTTGGACGTCTTGTCCTCGCCGATCCACTTCGAATCCGGCAGCGATTCCTTTTTGTCCTCCAGCCTCAAAACCTCCGTCAGCGTATCGGAAAGTTTTCCCCAGGAGGACTCCAGCACACCCGGCAGCACGTCCGGCGAGGCCGCGCACGAAGCGGAGGCCATCGTCAAAACCAATATTCCCGCCCATCTGAACGCTTTTTTTATACGCATACGAATACCTTCGCTCATGCAAATACCCCCTCCCAACACGATTTCTCCCGGGTATTGTACAGCGTTTTTTTCAATTAATATACGGCTGATATACGGGACTCTTCCCTGCTTACGAGGCCCGCGCCCCATCGGCGCGGCGGAAGGAGCGTTCGTAAATCATGATGACGAAGGTAGTCGCCACGGTCAGGACAATGGCCAGAGCGTCGGCCTGGGCAATGTCGGAAGACATGTCCGAGACCTGCGTGTAAATCACCATGGGCAAAATTTTCACCGCCGTTCCGGTGAGGGCGAAAGCCGTTCCGAAGGCCCCCATGCTGACGGCAAAAAGCAGAGAGGACCCGGACAGAATGGCAGGACCGAGCATGGGAAGAATAACTCTGAAAAGAATGAGAAAACGTCCGGCCCCCAGACTGGACGCCGCCTCCACCAGACTCCAGTCCGCGTTGCTCCAGGCGACGACCATCGTGAGAATCATACGGGGAATCAGAAAGTAGAGGTAGGCCACCACAAGCCCGCGCCAGGTGAACAGAAACGCGGAGAACTCCAGAGGGTCGATGCCCGTAAACCGCTTCAGCAGCAGGGTAATAAACCCGCTGGTTCCCAGAAGGACGATGAAGGCAAATCCCACCACAAGCCCGCTGAAGGTCAGAGGCACGGAGGTCAGAGCCATGAAAAAATCCTTCATTCTGCGGCTTCTGTAAATAGCGTAAGAAACGGGAATACCGATGATCGTCCCCAGAACCGCCGTGCTCACGGAGAGAATGAAGCTGGTAAACAGCGATTCTCTGTAGAGCCTCCGAATAAAAAGCGACAGGTAATTGGCCAGGGAGAGCTGTCCTCCCACGAAGAAGCTCTCCCACAGCACCAGCGCGAAAGGCCACGCGAGAAAGACGATCAGGACGATCGCCACAGGCAGCAACAACAAATAGAGTCCAGTCCTGTTTTTCAGTTTCCCCGTCTCCTTTCAGCTCCGCATACGTCTTTAATAAGTTCGAAAATTGGCGTCAGTCTTCGCCCAGAACTTTGGAGCCCCAGAGGGACGCCAGTTTCGTCTGAACTTCTGCCGCCTTCACCCAGTCCACGTCTTTCGCCCGGGTGTAATCAGCGTCGGAAAGGAACTTGTCGGCCACGTCCTCGGGAATTTTGAACCCCGGAATGATCGGGCGCACGAAGCCCCGGGCAAAAAGCCCCTGTCCCTCCTCCGAAAGGATGTAGTTCAGCCAGAGTTTGCCGGTGTTCGGGTTCGGAGCGCCCTTCACCAGGCTCATGGCATAAGGAGACGTGATGGTTCCCTCGGAGGGGATCACAATCTCCACCGCGTCGCCCAGCCCCGCAATGTACCGGGCGCGGTAGGCGTTGGCGTCATAGGTGATCCAGACGGGAATCTCGCCCTTCACGAACTTGTCGAACTCCGTGGTTTTTTCGATCATGCGGACGTTGCCGCACTCCTGGAGCTTCGCCAGGTATTCGACGCCGGCCTCGGGGTGATCCAGATCGCCGCCCTGAGCGTAAACGCAGGCCAGCACGATGGCGTATCCGATGCCGGCGGTGCGGGGATCGAGGTAGACGATCGATTTTGAATAGGCCGGCTTCAGAAGGTCATTCCAGCCTTTCGGCATCTCTTTGACCAGATTTTTATTCACCACGAAAACCACCGTCATCTTGTGAACGCAGAACCAGTTTCCCTCCGGGTCCTTCAAAATGTCCGGAATTTTATCGAAGTTGACGGGTTTGAAGGGCTCCGTCACGGCCTTCTGATGGGCGGCCTCACCGGAGGGCATGAAATAGTAGGCCGAGTCCCCCTGAGGGTTGTTGCGCTCCTTGTCCAGACGAACCACCGTCGCGCCGCTGCCCAGGTCGTTGTACGCGACTTCGATGCCGTACCGCTCCTGAAAGCCCTCGAACAGGGCCTGCCAGTTCGCCCAGGTGGGACCCGTGTCGTAACTGGTGAGCCCCTTTTCCTTTTTTGCCTCCGCCAAGAGAGCGTTCTCTCCTGCGTAAAGCTCGGCCGCACTCGCTCCGCCGCACCACAAAAACGCCACTCCACACAACGCCAGCAGGAACTTTTTCACAACCCATCATCCCCTATCCGATAGTTTTATTCGAACATCTCGTTCAAGGTCCGCGTCGTTTCTCCGTTGTCATATGTATATCATATCATTCATACGATTGGGAATTTTATTTTAAATTGAGGGCTACCGTCTCCATGAGCTCCCGGGAGGGGGATTTTCTGTCTTTACGGGAGACCTCCACAATCAGTCGATAGAGGTCCACTTTCCTTTCCCGGGCCACCTCCCGAAATGTGTTCAAAAAATTGGAGTGACAGCCGCTGTAACCTAAAATCAGCTCCAGCGTAGAGATAGCCGCCTTATAGCCAAATTCTTCCATACGAGGCGCCAGAGTGCCGTCAATAAAGGCGATGAGCCCGTATAAATCGACTTCTTCAGCTTTTCCCAAACGATGAAGCGCGGCCGTCATCACTTCCGTGGGAATATTGCCCACGCTTCTGGCCATGCCCATCAGCCCCGTATCGACGGAAAGGGCGCCGCCTTCCAGAGCCCCCAGGGCATTGGCCACGCACAGCCCCATGTTGTTGTGCGAGTGGATACCCACCGGAATCTTCACCGCGCGGGAAAGAACTTCGGCGTAATTCCGGACCTGGTCGGGGAACATGCAGCCCGCGGAGTCCATGATGGTGACTCCGACGGCGCCGAAGGACTCCACCTTTCGGGCTTCGTCCGCCAGTTTGTCAGGCGGCAGGACATACGCTTTCATCAGGCTGAAACGCGCTTCCATACCGGAAGCGATAATTTTGCCGGTCAGCGGCCCCGCGGAGGCGGCGTCTCCGGCGTTGGTCCCCACCCGCAGGAAGCCCAGCCCCATTTCCGCGGCTTTTTCCACGTCCGCGTCCACTGTCAGGGAAGGCTGAGCAAACATCCCTATTTTTCCGCGTCCGAAAAAAGGTTTTCC harbors:
- a CDS encoding extracellular solute-binding protein, which gives rise to MKKFLLALCGVAFLWCGGASAAELYAGENALLAEAKKEKGLTSYDTGPTWANWQALFEGFQERYGIEVAYNDLGSGATVVRLDKERNNPQGDSAYYFMPSGEAAHQKAVTEPFKPVNFDKIPDILKDPEGNWFCVHKMTVVFVVNKNLVKEMPKGWNDLLKPAYSKSIVYLDPRTAGIGYAIVLACVYAQGGDLDHPEAGVEYLAKLQECGNVRMIEKTTEFDKFVKGEIPVWITYDANAYRARYIAGLGDAVEIVIPSEGTITSPYAMSLVKGAPNPNTGKLWLNYILSEEGQGLFARGFVRPIIPGFKIPEDVADKFLSDADYTRAKDVDWVKAAEVQTKLASLWGSKVLGED
- a CDS encoding ABC transporter permease subunit, with the protein product MLLLPVAIVLIVFLAWPFALVLWESFFVGGQLSLANYLSLFIRRLYRESLFTSFILSVSTAVLGTIIGIPVSYAIYRSRRMKDFFMALTSVPLTFSGLVVGFAFIVLLGTSGFITLLLKRFTGIDPLEFSAFLFTWRGLVVAYLYFLIPRMILTMVVAWSNADWSLVEAASSLGAGRFLILFRVILPMLGPAILSGSSLLFAVSMGAFGTAFALTGTAVKILPMVIYTQVSDMSSDIAQADALAIVLTVATTFVIMIYERSFRRADGARAS
- a CDS encoding 4-hydroxy-2-oxovalerate aldolase, with product MNKVEIFDCTLRDGGNVVGKGFSLELTRLIIAGLLDNGVKTIEYGHPSGIGGYRKGAGPAPVADLEYLEAGKPFFGRGKIGMFAQPSLTVDADVEKAAEMGLGFLRVGTNAGDAASAGPLTGKIIASGMEARFSLMKAYVLPPDKLADEARKVESFGAVGVTIMDSAGCMFPDQVRNYAEVLSRAVKIPVGIHSHNNMGLCVANALGALEGGALSVDTGLMGMARSVGNIPTEVMTAALHRLGKAEEVDLYGLIAFIDGTLAPRMEEFGYKAAISTLELILGYSGCHSNFLNTFREVARERKVDLYRLIVEVSRKDRKSPSRELMETVALNLK